The following are encoded in a window of Castanea sativa cultivar Marrone di Chiusa Pesio chromosome 9, ASM4071231v1 genomic DNA:
- the LOC142608611 gene encoding putative small nuclear ribonucleoprotein G, with product MSRSGQPPDLKKYMDKKLQIKMNANRMVVGTLRGFDQFMNLVVDNTVEVNGNEKTDIGMVVIRGNSVVTVEALEPVNRS from the exons ATGAGCCGATCGGGCCAGCCTCCGGATCTCAAGaa ATACATGGACAAGAAGCTCCAGA TCAAGATGAATGCAAATCGGATGGTCGTTGGGACGCTTCGGGGGTTTGACCAGTTTATGAATCTAGTGGTTGACAACACTGTAGAAGTGAATGGCAATGAGAAAACTGATATCGGCATGGTG GTGATCAGAGGAAATAGTGTGGTCACTGTTGAGGCTCTTGAACCAGTAAACAGATCATAG
- the LOC142610543 gene encoding rho GTPase-activating protein 4-like, whose translation MTEVLQSPSHFQPSPSSSSTPNDSSHPHALIEDHLEEEEVEVEVGVGVGVGVGDRKRKERDREGDQLSLLTLLVAAFRKSLIGCSTSTATAAASAKLSSMEIGWPSNVRHVAHVTFDRFHGFLGLPVEFEPEVPRRAPSASAHVFGVSTESMQLSFDARGNSVPTILLMMQRHLYAQGGLQAEGIFRINAENSQEEHVRDQLNRGILPDGVDVHCLAGLIKAWFRELPSGVLDSLSPEQVMQSQSEEECAQLVRFLPPTEAALLDWAINLMADVAQMEHLNKMNARNVAMVFAPNMTQMADPLTALMYAVQVMNFLKTLIVKTLKEREESMVESGPVSRPEPSDEDGHQSSSQPILEEVKEEDKSYEEKVFIAGEPDLESPSHLIRDDSKTECTTQNFLASIENVTPGGNQSLVDNCPCEVVSQVNSLATRVQEGVDALTGASGVVQTNISKRRTCLSKRTGQSSVSNFKKGSKNISEGLISRAAGPAEKIKGPGIVGRINSRTELVEAWR comes from the exons ATGACTGAGGTACTCCAATCCCCATCTCACTTCCAACCTTCACCTTCAAGCTCTTCCACACCTAATGATAGCTCACACCCACATGCCCTTATAGAAGACCATCTGGAAGAGGAAGAAGTTGAAGTTGaagttggagttggagttggagttggagttggtgataggaaaaggaaagaaagagacaGAGAAGGTGACCAGCTGTCTCTTTTGACACTTTTAGTGGCTGCTTTTAGAAAATCTTTAATTGGGTGTAGTACTAGTACTGCAACTGCGGCTGCTTCAGCAAAGCTTTCTTCCATGGAGATTGGCTGGCCTTCTAATGTTAGACATGTTGCCCATGTCACCTTTGATAGGTTTCATGGCTTTCTTGGCTTGCCTGTTGAGTTTGAACCTGAAGTTCCCAGAAGAGCTCCTAGTGCCAG TGCCCATGTTTTTGGAGTTTCAACGGAATCTATGCAGCTTTCTTTTGATGCCAGAGGAAATAGTGTGCCAACAATACTGCTGATGATGCAAAGACACTTGTATGCACAAGGGGGGTTGCAG GCAGAAGGAATATTCAGAATTAATGCTGAGAACAGTCAAGAGGAGCATGTTCGGGACCAATTAAATAGGGGTATACTACCGGATGGTGTTGATGTGCACTGCTTGGCTGGCCTTATAAAG GCTTGGTTTAGGGAGCTTCCATCTGGTGTTTTGGACTCCCTCTCTCCAGAGCAAGTGATGCAATCCCAGTCAGAAGAGGAGTGTGCTCAGCTTGTGCGGTTCCTTCCCCCAACAGAGGCTGCTCTGCTGGATTGGGCTATAAACCTAATGGCAGATGTTGCACAAATGGAACACTTGAACAAGATGAATGCACGCAATGTAGCTATGGTATTTGCCCCTAACATGACTCAG ATGGCAGATCCTTTGACTGCATTGATGTATGCAGTCCAAGTCATGAATTTTCTCAAAACTCTTATTGTCAAGacattaaaagagagagaagagtctATGGTAGAGTCAGGTCCTGTTTCTCGCCCAGAGCCTTCTGATGAGGATGGTCATCAAAGCTCTTCACAGCCAATTCTTGAGGAGGTCAAAGAGGAGGACAAGAGTTACGAAGAGAAAGTCTTTATTGCTGGAGAACCTGATTTAGAGAGTCCTAGCCATCTGATTCGAGATGACTCTAAAACTGAGTGCACAACACAAAACTTCTTAGCTTCAATTGAAAATGTCACTCCTGGGGGTAATCAGTCTCTGGTTGATAATTGTCCTTGTGAGGTTGTATCGCAAGTTAATTCCTTGGCAACTAGAGTCCAAGAGGGTGTTGATGCTCTAACAGGTGCAAGTGGAGTGGTTCAAACAAATATTTCCAAGAGGAGAACTTGTCTTTCCAAGAGAACAGGTCAATCAAGTGTTTCTAATTTCAAGAAGGGATCGAAAAACATCAGTGAAGGCCTGATCTCTCGGGCAGCAGGACCTGCAGAGAAAATCAAGGGACCTGGGATTGTTGGGCGTATAAACTCAAGGACCGAGCTGGTTGAAGCTTGGCGGTGA